One Strix aluco isolate bStrAlu1 chromosome 19, bStrAlu1.hap1, whole genome shotgun sequence genomic window, GGGACAACATCATCACCTGCTACCTCACCAGCCCCGAGTGCCCGCACCAGGCTGTGATGTGAGTACCCCAAACCCAGCCATGGGGGTAAAGCCCCTCTAGACCCTGATGGACTCTGTGTCTTGTTTCAGTGGGCCCAATCCTGATCCTCTGTGCCACCAAGCCCTTCGGAAGCTCAGCAGAGGGATCCCATACCAGCACCCTGCTAACCCCGTCTCTTCTCTGCCCCAGCTTCAGGTTGAAGAACGGGAAGGAGATCTGCACCCAGGCGACCAGGGCCTGGGTGAAGAAGTACCAGCAGAGCTTCCAAGTcagctccttctccctccccagctaGCCGGGCAGTCAGAGGCAGCGTGGGGAGTCCCCTCCACagcgggggacacacacaccatGATGGTGACCCCTTTGCAGAGGCAGCTGTGGGGACACCTCATCGGGATACGGCAGCTCACCGGGAACATCCTCCCCATCACGCTGCAATGACCCTCACCACCCCCCTGCAGGCCAAGGGCCTTTGCcgtccccagcacccacccgggATGGGGTGTCCCCACTCCATGGGGTGCTGAGGTCCAGACCCCCTGCCAGTCCCCATGCTCTCAGCCCTGCTTTGCACGCAGGCAGATGCCTGTACCCTTCGCAGTCTGCCCTggccagcctggcagcagcagaggggtTAAGGGGCAGCTCCTCTACAATTATTTTTGTACAACACACTGAACAGAATTAAACGTGCTCTCATGCATGCAAACATCTGGCTGTGCAAGTGTCTTGGGAGTGAGCAGATCCTGCCGCCGGCTTTCCTACCCAGGTGTTCAACAACATCTGAACGTGCCGGGGTCAGTAAGGGGCTGGGAAGAGCCAAAGCCCCAACGATGTCTCTGCGAGGGGGCTTGGAGGGTGCATGGGGCCAAACCGTGTCCATGTGGACTTTAGGGAAGCCACCAGtgagaggagcaggaggcaggcaCAGCCTCTGAGGAGGGGGCTTCCCATCAGCCACCCCAGCGAGTGGAGACCCCCAGCCCAAGTTCAATCAGAGCTGCCCCTTGGGGGTACCTGGTCAGGCCTCACTGGCAGCCCGCGCTCCTGGGATGCCACAAGGAGACATGAtgggcactgctgctgcagtgacagGCACCGCCACCACAGTGGGTCTCAGGGTGGGCTGGGGCAAGCCTGGCCACTGCTGAGCCACTCATCCTGCTGCAAAATTGCAAGAGATGCATCGCAGCTGAGCTGATGAGTATTTGTTGAAAATAAACTCGCCCAAGGCTTTGCAAGCGCGAGCATCATCCTGTGTGGTTTGCCAGCGGCAGCAACCAAACCCAAAATAGACTGCCGGCCCCAGCGCATCACCAGCGACGTGGAGCTGCTCGCCACACTTTCCAGCAGCCCCAGGGTACTGCAGGGGCTGAAGGAGCTCGGAGAAGGAATTTCCATTCACTGGTTGCCCTTTATCAATGTCTCCAGGCAGTTCTTTCCTGGGGGGAGTCCGGAGCCGTCATGGAAAGCGTGGCTGGGTGGGGTATATCACACCAaggtgcaggcaggagaggcagaTAGCTCTCGGTGACCTTGGGTCAGCAAGAGCTGCTGACCTTGACCGAGCCCTGGGACAGACATGAAGGTCTCCACCTTGGCCCTGCTcaccctgctgctggcagctctctgGACAGAGAGCTGGGGCGCCTCCTGTGAGTACCAACTCTGAACCCTtccccacagctgccccagcactgtcctcagctcctgcactgacagggtttgggggggtggggaggggggcaagAGCTTCGATTCCTGCTCCTGCCATgggtttgggggggctgaggggcaTCGCCGGCTGCCTGAGCATGAGGCTGCCCTAGTCTTGCTCAAAATGAGCAAAAATTGTCCTGGGGAATGCTTTGGTCCCTGCACCCTGGCTGGGGAGCTGAGCAATAACTCCTGCAGGCAGGGGAGCGTGGGGCTCAGCAGCACCACCAGGGATGTGAGAGGGGATGGAGGAGCCTCCCTTAAATATTGGGGCTATTTCGGATAAAGCAGGGAGCATCCCCCCGAGAGGGGACCCCTTGTAGTGGGAGGGAGTAGGAAAGTCCCCAAGGGAGCAGCCACCCCCCTCGGGGCATCACCCACCCCCCTTCACGCCAGGTGTGGGAGAGAACCaacccctctcccctcctcccagtCCGCAGCCTCTATGGCACCTGCTGCTACAAGAAGATGTTCTTGGAGAACAAAATCCCGGACAACCGCATCAAGAGCTACCAGGAGACACCTTCCCACTGCTCCTACAGGGCTGTGCGGTGAGtacccccagcccccagccagccttcctccctcctcaGCACTCCGCTCCTTGCCCTCGCTCGCCCACCGTCCCTGCAGGTTGTTCTGCCTTTGGGGATTTCCTCCAAACAAGCCCCCGCACCCCAGCAAAGGGCACCGTGCCTGGGGGTGCCCTGCACTGCCTCTTCACACGCACATCCCTCCTCACTGCTTTATCCCAAATAGCCCCAAAATCCCTCATTTCAGCTGCCAGCCAGAAAAACAGGAAGGAAGCCAAGGTTTCAGAGATTACTAAAAGTCAGCACTTTGGAGGGACGTGGGggggcagctcctgcaggcaTCCCCTGGCTGGCGGGGGACCCCCAGGGTATGGCTGgaccccacatccccccagctAACACAGCCCCTCTCCTCCGCAGCGTGGAGACGCTGAAGGGGCAGAAGTTCTGCGTGGACCCGAAGAAGAAATGGTTCCAGGACTACCTCCAGCGGAAGGAGTTGAATGGCACCTCTACGTGAATCTGCCTTCCACATCAGCTCTATTTGTTCCCATCCCATAATTATCTGTATGTTCTCATGTTGTTAAGTTATGGAGCTGGCTCCATCCCCCCCCCTGCTACCCCCTCCGTCCACTACTGTACATCCCTCAGCAGGTTTAATAAAACACCCTGTCCTGACCTCCATCTGGAGTGAGATTATGTAAATCCCGGGGGAGAGAAGCAGGGTCACCTCAGAGCTCAGCCTCCCCGTGGGGACCCAGGAATGGCCCAGGAGTCCCTGGGAGAGCAGGGAAACCTGAAGGGCCAAGGCTGatgcccccagctcctccccaaGAGGCAGCAGCCCAGGCCTGGGGTTGAAGGATGCCCTGGGCAGCTGCCCGCCAGGGGGGATGGATGGAGGAGGGATAAAGCAGGCGCAGGCTGGCAGCGGGAGCTCGGTTGGGTCTGGGGGGGTTTGATTTGGCATTTTCCCAGAGAGATCAAGGGactggctgcaggaggagaggtGCTGGGACATTTAACAGCCCCACCCACACCCCAGAGAAATGGCACCCAGGGGAGTGACCCTGCTTGTGCCAGGAAACACCTCATGTCGTGGGGCAAACCCTCCCACAGCCCCTAGAGCCCATCCCCCCACCACAGCAGCAATGAGGATGGCAAAGGAAGGCAATGGGAGCGGAGCAGGCCTGTCACCCATGTcaagtttattttcttataagATGAGAAGAAATTGAAAACCCAGTCTGTCTCAGGGCCAGCATCTCCCTGTCCAAGGCCCATCTCGGCGAGTCCGGCATCACCGCGTGCTCCCCGGGGCTGTTTCCTGAGGAACCCCAAGCACCAGTGCAAGGCAAGATGGGCCTCAGACAGGGAGAGCTGGCCCTGAGACAGATTGAGCCTTGATGGCAACCAGGTGGATGAAGGCTGCTCAAACCTGCCCAAAAGCATTtggcttttcaattacttctcaTTTTCAAGAAACTTCACAGAAGTAACAGGCCTGTTGTGGTCCCATTGCCTTTTTCCCCATCCCCATTGCCACAGTGGGTGGGTGGGCTCTAAAAGCTGTGGGAGGGTTTTCCCTACACATGAGGTGTGAAGAGAATTAAcaccctcccctccctctgcacAGCAGAGGCAGCAACTGCTCTCAAGGCTGAGACAGCTCTGCCAGTCGTTGTTACATGCATTTTGCCCTGTAACTGTCACGACTGGTGGAGGTCTGAGCGCAGAGCTGGCCACAGATGCTGCCCCACCGGGCTCTGGCTCTTGCAGCTGGGTACAGAGGAGATGTGGGTGTTTGTCCTTAGAACTTGTCTTGTTAATGTTGTCATATTGACATAGGATTCAGTTCAAAGCAGTTACTAGCAAGTGGAAATCGAAGCTTTttatcaaatgtatttttcttaatcttagCCTTTAGAACAAGATATTTAACATTAACATTCATTTTTGTATCACGTCACACACTCAACTCTGCTACTACTTTAGCTACAGCTGCACATTGGCTGCTTCCCCAGAAGTCCTCAGACTGAAGATTTATGGTGaaacagacacaaacacacacaaaaccagaaaatgcaaGTAGGTTTTACTAATGAGGCAGGCATTTTGCTGCATGCACCTCTCCATGAGAAGTCCAACTTTAGCAGACACCAAAAGcatcttttgtctttttctaattTGGAAGCTGTATAACACAGGACTGGGAAACAAGTTAACGTATGCAAAGTTTGCTGGAGTGGCAAAAGCGCTTGATCTAGTCAGAAACTGTAGAGAGAACAGAAGCTTTTCCAAACAAAGGATTCCCCCAGGAATGAGGAGGTATTTCAAGATGTCCACTTCTACATCTGGAATTAAAAACTGAGATTTCTCACAGAGAAATGCAAATCAATTAAACCAAGAAATGTTtggtgaggaaaaggaaaatatttggcaGGCAAACACTAAAATGttgagcagctctgtgggagtCATGTCCCATGgaccaaaccaaaaccataatTAGTCTATCGTGTAGGTAAACACCAAGATCACTTACAGTTTCTTTCTCATCCCAAACACCTCCTGGACACTTGCTGCCTAGCATTCTTTCTATAAAAGTAGAGTACCATATTGATAAGTCAGTGTGTAAAAACACCTGAGGGAGGAAGGTTTAGCAAAGTATAAAGTGTTTCCTCAAAAGTGCATAAGTAGTAAACAACACTCCTCTGGGTTTGTATGTTTACCATTGTACCCAAAGACACCAGCCATTTGAGACTGGCAGTTTTAGTGCTCCCAGCTTACGTTAGCTGCTCAGAAGCTGAACAGCACTGCTCTGACTATAGTACCATGTCTCTTATGCCGATGCCCGTCAGACAGAGCTGCACAAGCGTCCTCGTATAGGTGCATTTTGCAGCAGCCAAAAAGATGGCCAGCAGGTTCTACCAGTCTGGTAAGGAAATGAGACGCTTCAAATGTAGATCACATCCGAGTCATGCTGCTGAACCTACAGGTAAATCAAATGGGAAAAATCAGTTTTGCCCTGAACTCCTACTTAAAGCAAAGTAACTCCCTTTGGTCCAGTTCTTCCTTTACCTCTGACTCCATAGCCTTTTGCAAGATTCTCTGcaatagctttttctttcttcttaaaacaaGCATATTTGCTTCACCCCTGCTATTTGGATTAAGTTAGTCATAAAAGTTGCTTGTTACTTGCATTAGAAAGAGCTGCTTCCTCATCTGTTGTTACACTCAGTTGTGTTCCTTCTAGTTCTAAGCACAAACCCCTGAAGATTCAAGTCTTCAATGTTATATACCAGAGCCTCTAATTGATCCTAAAAACCCTCGGTTTTCTTCATATAAACCAGCAGCAAATACATCAAGCTTCCTTTACTTCCAATACCTTGCACAATTAGCATCACCAAGAGAAAGCTGATTTCCTTCCCACTGTTCAAGACCGCCATGCCCTTACAGTTTTTCTTGAATGCGTATTAGATTCTCCATTCTAGTGGTATTTAAAAGCAGGTTGTTTTTTCATAAGACCCAGCTCATTAGCTCTTTGGGACTCTGACAGGGAACACACTAGAAGAGAACTGAACTGTTGGAAGTCTAGGCACTTATTGGTATCTTACTCCCTGCCCCTTAAAACCAGGAGACAGGTACAGTATGTTTTAAGCTCTCTACACATGGGACCACATTCTTATTTCCAAGCCTGGCTGATACAAATAAAATGTAACACAGATCTTCCTACTGTGTGCAGGCATCTGTTTCATTTACTAAGGCTTACAGCTTTGCATTCCAGCTTAGATCATAAGTGAGAAAAAACAGGTAACCGAGTTATAAACAGTCCCAAAGGGTGTGCCAATGCCTAGTCCTCAAACTCATGCAACAGCCATGCATTGTCTCCTCATCTGAGAGGCTGTGACAGAGCCAGACAAAACAGGTCCCTAAAGCCAGACATTCCTTACCTCTCAACTTTTAGTCAACATTTGGGAATTTACTTACAAATCTGATTACCTTTATAATCAGTTTTCTGGTTCCTGTGCCCACACTGTTAGCAACCAAGGAATTTGCTTGAAAAGATGACTTTTCCACTGGCACTGTGTGTTGAATTTTGTTGGTACAAGGCCAGCTGCTTGCAGTATTTAACGAGTAAGCAGTGAAAGGTCTTTGAAGATTTATATCCAATGAATCTCCAGTTTCAAAGGTTTTCATCCATGATGGGgtcttcaaaagaaaagaacacaTGGAAGTTTAATGCCCTCTCTATATCAACACTCATTAAGCCAAAAAGAACATCAGATGCATAGTCTGAAAATAAAGGCCATCCTCCCTCATAATTCTTCCAAGCCTCCCTTCGCTCTCCAAAACTGTTGACTCAGAGCCATTTTTGCATGTGGAACAACCTGGAAAGACAAAACCAGCCCTATTCTTCCACTGGTTCAGGAAGAAGCTGGAGTGTTTATATACATAACAAGAAACTTATGATGAAAATCTGGGTTTAGCTCCTcaatgccttaaaaaaaatacaccaagaCTTTTATGATTTTTAGCAACCACTAAGCATGTGAATGAGAATGTGATGCAAACTATGaggaaatacatttaaatgtattattaAGTTACAACAATTTAGTTTGCTCCAAAACCTTAAACCCTTACTGTGATATCATAACCTGTAAAATAAGATGATTATTTTTTGCTTATGATACCAGTATCCCACCCAGGAAAGACTTCTTAGATTTTGCTTTGACATGAATTTTCGTTGTCTATGTTCacacttttaatattttactatCAAGTGTACTAAAGCACATGCCTTGAACTGAAATACAGCGACTACCTTTGGCACATCCACATTATTCTTTTTTATGGTTCATGCTGAAAAGTGTGTCAGGCAGGTGTTTAGGGTACATACATTTCCTAAAGAGCGATCCAAGGATCCCAGGACTTCATTCCAATGAGAGTAAAGCCCAGACTGTTTTTCTTCTAGtttcaaagcatgaatttcagACTTCAGTTCTTTCAGTCGATCTTcgaattttctgctcttttctaaGTAGTCTAGCCTGTAGTCCACACATTGGAGACAAAAAACTTACAGGCATGACATAGCTCAAGAACAGGTGTGCGTGGAGGGACGAGAGAGGAATTCTTTGCTTCATTTTAGTTTTTTGATAGGGAAAATGAAGTCTGGCACACGTCGGCCTGACTCCCCTGGCCCACTGAGAAGGGGGTTCACTGCCACCCTTCAGCATTCACACACTTACTAACATTTTACCAAGCATTTCCTTCCAGACCGAGAGGAAAACCCTCTAATGTATTAGATCAAAGCAATACCATACTTCAACACTAGAGGGAAGCTTCTGTCCTCTAACATGCTGCTACTCCGGCAAGGTACTTTGCCCCTGACATAATGCTCTTCAAGACAGAAGGGTTCCGGACTTGTCACGGCTTGATGCCACCAGAACACTCCTCCTCTGTGAATAGCTAGTTTTACACAGACATAATCCACACCAGCTCAGTAAAAGGTCTCCAGCCGTATGTACAAGTAGGAAGTCATCCTGAGTTGTTAAAAGGATGAACTGTGATTCCTAgagattttttccctttctgtactttccattattcacattttcatttatttacacCACAAGAATACTGAtacctctctctctctatctcAAAGGACAGTCTCTTTAGGTCAATGTCCTTCAAATCCAGTTTTATGGATCCTTTGTCAAAGTTGGCATCTCTGGTGTCAGCTGGCGAATATTGTGGGTACTTGACCATGTGCTGAAAGAGACAACACAAGCACTGTCAGAAAAATCTGATCATTTGAATTTGGGTTTATCTCCCCAGCTTCCGCAAGAATGCCATACTGAGCATTTCATAAGTTACCCATGGATTCTGAAACACACAGATGCTCCTGCAGCCCTTCCCCTCTACCCGAGTGGCCCCAGATGAACTGCTGAAGTCCACATCCCACATATCCAAAGGTAGAGTAGTATCCTGGCTGCAATGTTCCTATTTCAACAGAGAATGGAAATCCATTCTCAGCAAGACTGGAGCAGAAGAGGGAGTTGGGGCACACAGCTTTAGCTCTGCCTTCTTGCTGGAGACAGCTTCATCTGCTTTGCCTTAAAGACACTCAGGGACAATTCACATGCCAGGACAACACAGCTGGCTCAGCACAGCCACCTCCACAAAGTACCGCCTGAGACAGCACAGAGTCAGTATTAGGCATGAATGCAGGAAAGAATCTCTGCTCCCTAAGTCCCAACACCAGTCCtgtttttaacttttgttttgcctttcttaaGATCCTGACTCACTGCTCCAAACAAATACAGCTTCCACCCTAGCTACACTGTGTTCAGGCACCAGTTGGTTCCATAGGTGTTTGTCCCCCAGCTGGATGCAGACATGCCACTACTCAGCTTGATGGGGACCTCAAAAATGCAATCAACATCTGACTATCTCTGAAGATGAAGTGGTGCCCAGCAGAGTAGAAACTTACAGGATAATTAAGCCTGGTTATGTCTAAgagtttctgctttgctttccgTTCAGCCTCTCTGGCTTCATGCAGATCTTGTTTCAGATGCTCTGCTTCCTTGGCTCTGTAAGACAAATAACCTGACATGAATGGTTGATGATTTCCAGTATAAAGCAACACGTGGATTTCAAAGCTATGCACTTCATTAGCTTCCAGAGAACAAGATCCCTTACTGTGATTCCTTTACCCAAAGACACTCATGGTAGGATGGTCACATAGAGAACTAACTGGACAGAGCATGACACATGCTTTCAAAGAAATCCTGCACAAACTGGCTGAATTAACATGTTTTTCCTACTCCTAATTTCCATGGGCTCAGTTACGACCTGCTGATACAGATTCTCCAGGCTGTCAGAGATCCTCCCTGAGGTAGGGAGAGGTGGAACATAACTGCTCTTTATTTTGACAAGCTTTTTGGCAGTAGCCTAAAACAAGCAGAAGGCCCTTAATAGCAAGGTTAAACATCCTTTGTTAACACTGGTCTGGTCTGCTCTGCATCTTCAGACAGCACAGTGTTATGGAACATGCAAACACTTAGAGTGGTTTATATTCCACATGAGCTTACCTGGTTTACACTTCTCAAAAAACTGAAAGGGACAAAAGAGACCATCACTTGGCATTGATGAATGAAAACAGCCTCCCAACTCACAGGATATACAGATGGGTAAATTTAGATAGCTAGGTAGCCAGTGCTCTTCTGATAACACTAAATAGAAACTGCTTCTGTATTCTGGATCTTTAACACTAAACATCTCTAAAGCCTTGCATCTGATCCTCTGTAAAATTCTTGACCTGCATCATAACCACTGGTACCAGGTGGAACAAACAAGACACAAGAAGGCTTAGTCACTCTGAAGTGTTGCTTTGGGAACAATCCCTCCCTCATGGGCTTAGCTCTGAGAAAAGCAGCACTCTCCACCCAGGCATCCCACTAGGGACCATACAACCCCACTCAAGCAACTCTAACCTCCGGTCAGactccttcaccagcttcaccgCTATCAGCTCTGCCTCCCGCATCTTCTGCTCCATCAGGCGTTTCTCCTCCTTGGTTTTCAGAGCTGTGATCTCCAGCCTCTGTCGTTCTTGCTCAGCTTCTGCAGCATTCTGGGCCAACAAttttgcctcttcctctgcaaTCTGAGCTTTCTCAGCCAGCAACTCAGCTGCTTCCTGGGATCGGAGCTAAGAGGAAACAATTTTCCTTAATTACCCTGCAAAATCACCCCTGCAGACAGTCAGGAAGAGGAAATCCTTCCTCAAAAGATCAAATGATAAAATAttattccttaaaataaaaagtatagtAAACAATTGCAGGATCTGGTGTTCCTCCTCTGCTTCAAATTCCCTAACTTCCTGTCTCTCACCTCTACAAAGCAAGGAAACTCATTTGGTTAGAGTTGGACAAAGACATCAACCAAAAATTGAAGCTGGCCCCTTCAGTTGCCAGTGCACCATGCCCCTTTCTCCCAATTTCAGCTCCAAGGttgcttcctttcttccctctttgcCTGAAGAAATTACTGTAA contains:
- the LOC141932096 gene encoding C-C motif chemokine 4-like, producing the protein MAKAAGVVCILLLFLLVALCCLSLAQRAPAVPDKCCFSFRVRKIKRDNIITCYLTSPECPHQAVIFRLKNGKEICTQATRAWVKKYQQSFQVSSFSLPS
- the LOC141932222 gene encoding C-C motif chemokine 13-like, which codes for MKVSTLALLTLLLAALWTESWGASFRSLYGTCCYKKMFLENKIPDNRIKSYQETPSHCSYRAVRVETLKGQKFCVDPKKKWFQDYLQRKELNGTST